A single region of the Acinetobacter sp. WCHA45 genome encodes:
- a CDS encoding undecaprenyl-diphosphate phosphatase codes for MQHIEILKALFLGFIEGLTEFLPISSTGHLILFGHMIDFHSDDGRVFEVVIQLGAILAVCWLYRQKIFDLVKGFFSGDSEARHFAFSVLIAFFPAVVIGIFAVDFIKSVLFSPLVVAIALIVGGLIIFWVESKNFDHKTTEATKITYKQAFLVGCAQCVAMIPGTSRSGATIVGGMFSGLSRKAATEFSFFLAMPTMLGAATFDLIRNADVLTQDNMLNIGVGFVAAFISALLVVSALVKFVERHTLRVFAWYRIVLGIILLFVFL; via the coding sequence ATGCAACATATTGAAATTTTAAAGGCTTTATTTTTAGGGTTTATTGAGGGTTTGACCGAGTTTTTACCGATTTCAAGTACGGGTCATTTAATTTTATTTGGTCACATGATCGACTTCCATTCTGACGATGGGCGTGTATTTGAAGTTGTCATTCAGCTTGGTGCAATTTTGGCTGTTTGTTGGTTATACCGACAAAAGATTTTTGATTTGGTTAAAGGTTTTTTTAGTGGTGATTCAGAAGCGCGTCATTTTGCTTTTAGCGTTTTAATTGCTTTTTTTCCTGCTGTCGTGATTGGTATTTTTGCAGTCGATTTTATTAAAAGTGTTCTATTTAGTCCACTTGTGGTCGCAATCGCACTGATTGTTGGTGGTCTGATTATTTTCTGGGTTGAATCCAAGAATTTTGATCATAAAACAACTGAAGCGACAAAAATTACTTACAAGCAAGCTTTTTTAGTCGGTTGTGCACAATGCGTTGCGATGATTCCAGGGACTTCTCGTTCTGGTGCTACCATTGTGGGAGGAATGTTCTCAGGTTTGTCTCGTAAAGCGGCAACAGAATTTTCTTTCTTTCTCGCGATGCCAACGATGTTGGGGGCTGCAACTTTTGATCTTATTCGTAATGCAGATGTATTGACACAAGATAATATGTTGAATATCGGGGTTGGTTTTGTTGCTGCTTTTATTTCGGCATTATTGGTGGTGAGCGCATTAGTTAAATTTGTTGAACGCCACACTTTACGCGTATTTGCTTGGTATCGGATTGTACTGGGTATAATTTTATTATTTGTTTTTCTATAA